In bacterium, the DNA window AAGACTTCCAGGCATCGCTCGAAGAAGATCCCGGCACTCCGGGTCCCGACTACTGATCATCACTCGCGAGGATCAGAGGGTGAAATCGAGAGACCGTGAGCTCGGGATGGATCGCTCCATTACGCGCCGAGATCTCCTCCACGGGATGGGCGCACTGGCTGCCGGTGCGCTGGGTACGCAATGCAGCCGGATGTCCGCTCCGGAGCACTCTGCAGCGGATTGTCCAGCGGCACTCACCGGGTTGCGGGGAAGCCACGTCGGTTCCTTCGAGGTCGCCCACGAGCTCGCGCTCGCGGGCCGGCGCGATTGGGGAACCGTCCACAGACCCGACTCCCACGTCTACGACCTCGTCGTCGTCGGGGGAGGCTTCAGCGGCCTGGCGGCCGCGTACTTCTTTTTGCAGCAGAAGCCGAAGGCGAGGATCCTGATCCTCGACAACCACGACGACTTCGGGGGCCACGCCAGACGCAACGAATTC includes these proteins:
- a CDS encoding NAD(P)/FAD-dependent oxidoreductase codes for the protein MKSRDRELGMDRSITRRDLLHGMGALAAGALGTQCSRMSAPEHSAADCPAALTGLRGSHVGSFEVAHELALAGRRDWGTVHRPDSHVYDLVVVGGGFSGLAAAYFFLQQKPKARILILDNHDDFGGHARRNEFQVGGRTLIGYGGNQTLEEPSGYSDVVKGLLRDLGVDTERFETAYDREFFKRHALTAGIYFNRRDWGSDRIVPFDLGSFEFVLPLAPSPLSPGEAVTQMPISQPARREFLRLLRTRQDQIPDVPPDAKEEYLYT